One genomic region from bacterium encodes:
- a CDS encoding LLM class flavin-dependent oxidoreductase, which yields MEIEGLNVVDEVKMGMMLAANDRDSVLARARKMEESGLDSIWVGDHIAFHIPVIESLSLLSFCAAATERIELATGVLLLPLRNPTLTAKMTGTIDMLSNGRFICGVGVGGEFPPEFQAVASPIEERGPRTNEAIEILRAHWAEGKAGYDGEYYQFDPVKIEPKPVRTPPIIVGGRKAVSMKRAGRLGDGYISHMCDVETYTANMKAIGGHAKEAGRDGLPFHTAALLFTVLDDSYEAAHKRASEMLGTIYNTDFTEASKRYCLLGKPEDCLEQMRAFAKAGCRHFVMSALSDPDEIIERASTDMVRELRSIV from the coding sequence ATGGAAATCGAAGGACTGAACGTCGTCGACGAAGTGAAGATGGGGATGATGCTCGCGGCCAACGACCGCGACTCGGTCCTGGCGCGGGCGCGCAAGATGGAAGAAAGCGGCCTCGACTCGATCTGGGTCGGGGACCACATCGCCTTCCACATCCCGGTGATCGAGAGCCTTTCGCTCCTGTCGTTCTGCGCCGCCGCGACCGAGCGGATCGAGCTGGCGACCGGCGTGCTGCTGCTGCCCCTGCGCAACCCGACCCTGACCGCCAAGATGACCGGGACGATCGACATGCTGTCGAACGGCCGCTTCATCTGCGGCGTCGGCGTCGGCGGCGAATTTCCGCCGGAGTTCCAGGCCGTCGCCTCCCCGATCGAGGAGCGAGGCCCGCGGACGAACGAGGCCATCGAGATCCTGCGCGCCCACTGGGCCGAGGGAAAGGCCGGCTACGACGGCGAGTACTACCAGTTCGACCCCGTCAAGATCGAGCCCAAGCCGGTTCGAACGCCGCCCATCATCGTCGGCGGCCGAAAAGCGGTGTCGATGAAGCGCGCCGGACGCCTCGGCGACGGCTACATCTCACACATGTGCGACGTCGAGACCTACACCGCCAACATGAAGGCGATCGGCGGACACGCGAAGGAAGCGGGCCGGGACGGCCTGCCCTTCCACACGGCCGCGCTCCTCTTCACCGTCCTCGACGACAGCTACGAAGCCGCCCACAAGCGGGCCTCGGAGATGCTCGGAACGATCTACAACACCGACTTCACCGAAGCGTCCAAGCGCTACTGCCTGCTCGGCAAGCCGGAAGACTGCCTCGAGCAGATGCGCGCCTTCGCGAAGGCGGGCTGTCGCCACTTCGTGATGTCCGCGCTCTCCGACCCCGACGAGATCATCGAACGCGCTTCGACGGACATGGTCCGGGAGCTGCGCTCGATCGTCTGA
- a CDS encoding TIGR04211 family SH3 domain-containing protein, with translation MRPSRILPATFTFVALVALATIAIAPPAAADTGWVRGNIRLNLRAGAGTQFKILGAVETGDEMDVLARGESWTRVRTSDGKTGWIPAGYLETEPPPTLRLEMLESETASLRSQLEEIRSEAAQLRESNATLASTDSGQRAEIESLKIENYELRAGSRYQEWITGALILAGGMILGAFLHRNSTRRPSSRIRL, from the coding sequence TTGCGTCCCTCGAGAATCCTCCCCGCCACCTTCACCTTCGTGGCCCTGGTCGCCCTCGCGACGATCGCCATCGCCCCACCCGCGGCCGCCGACACCGGTTGGGTCCGTGGCAACATCCGTCTCAACCTGCGCGCCGGCGCCGGGACCCAGTTCAAGATCCTGGGCGCCGTCGAGACGGGCGACGAGATGGACGTCCTGGCCCGCGGCGAGAGCTGGACGCGGGTGCGCACGAGCGACGGCAAGACCGGCTGGATCCCCGCCGGCTACCTCGAGACCGAGCCTCCGCCGACCCTTCGCCTCGAGATGCTCGAGAGCGAGACCGCGAGCCTCCGAAGCCAGCTCGAGGAGATCCGCTCCGAGGCGGCGCAGCTCCGCGAGTCGAACGCCACGCTCGCCTCGACCGACTCCGGCCAGCGCGCCGAGATCGAGTCGCTCAAGATCGAGAACTACGAGCTCCGCGCGGGCAGCCGCTATCAGGAGTGGATCACCGGCGCCCTGATCCTGGCCGGCGGCATGATCCTCGGCGCGTTCCTCCACCGGAACTCGACGCGGCGCCCGTCCTCCCGCATCCGCTTGTAA
- a CDS encoding CCXG family PEP-CTERM protein, with the protein MFRAVLSSLLSLVASAGTATALEFRADFRQSTFQVTAGDTFSDLLAQHEGETLIQSNVIDSLQNVSTAVHGGGVSSNYSILMTTDVTIGVEGRYTFQVGTDWGRGGATALIDNTTGSVVYERVITDDVWWDYDWNNPDVFETTFDFAAGDSYTLAWVGFEGCCGGSTTLRFSVDGGGFADLTSTNFDPYVLTPEPSTGVLVTLGLAGLATTRRRDERDSA; encoded by the coding sequence ATGTTTCGTGCCGTGCTCTCGTCGCTCCTGTCCTTGGTTGCGTCCGCTGGAACGGCGACTGCGCTCGAGTTCCGTGCGGACTTCCGCCAGTCGACCTTCCAGGTAACGGCGGGGGACACGTTCTCGGATCTGCTCGCGCAGCACGAAGGCGAGACGCTGATCCAGAGCAACGTCATCGATTCGCTGCAGAACGTCTCGACCGCGGTGCACGGCGGCGGCGTCAGCTCGAACTACAGCATCCTGATGACCACGGACGTGACGATCGGCGTCGAGGGGCGATATACGTTCCAGGTCGGGACCGACTGGGGGCGCGGCGGCGCTACGGCGCTGATCGACAACACGACGGGCTCCGTCGTCTACGAACGCGTGATCACCGACGACGTCTGGTGGGACTACGACTGGAACAATCCCGACGTCTTCGAGACGACCTTCGACTTCGCGGCCGGCGATTCCTACACGCTCGCCTGGGTCGGTTTCGAAGGATGCTGTGGCGGCTCCACGACCCTCCGCTTCTCCGTCGACGGGGGTGGCTTCGCCGATCTGACGTCGACGAACTTCGATCCCTACGTGCTGACGCCGGAGCCTTCGACCGGCGTGCTGGTCACGCTCGGGTTGGCGGGACTCGCGACGACGCGCCGGCGGGACGAGCGCGACTCGGCCTGA
- the greA gene encoding transcription elongation factor GreA, translating into MDERVPMTPRGYEALKEELKHLKTVERPANVKDIEEAIAHGDLSENAEYHAAKEKQAHIAGRIAMLDDKIARAQVIETSGQDPDKVRFGATVLLSDIETEDEVSYTIVGEDEADAKQGMISVTSPVAQALMSKEVGDDVSVKVPKGIREFEVLEIRFDAL; encoded by the coding sequence ATGGACGAGCGAGTCCCGATGACTCCCCGTGGCTACGAGGCCCTCAAGGAAGAGCTGAAGCACCTGAAGACGGTCGAGCGGCCCGCCAACGTGAAGGACATCGAGGAGGCGATCGCCCACGGCGACCTCTCCGAGAACGCCGAATACCACGCCGCCAAGGAGAAGCAGGCCCACATCGCCGGCCGGATCGCCATGCTGGACGACAAGATCGCCCGGGCCCAGGTCATCGAGACCTCGGGCCAGGACCCCGACAAGGTTCGATTCGGCGCGACCGTCCTTCTCTCGGATATCGAGACCGAGGACGAGGTCTCCTACACGATCGTGGGCGAGGACGAGGCGGACGCCAAGCAGGGCATGATCTCGGTGACGTCGCCCGTGGCCCAGGCGCTGATGAGCAAGGAAGTCGGCGACGACGTCTCGGTCAAGGTGCCCAAGGGCATCCGCGAGTTCGAGGTCCTCGAAATCCGCTTCGACGCGCTCTGA
- a CDS encoding CPBP family intramembrane metalloprotease — protein MFGEEPDDEDDRAREEAPIEDEGADRTAFVRGALFFYGALGCIALVWRMSTPGASILHPPGRAESFEGLGTALLAGLALGLVSLGLSELMTRFSTLGEALADTLGDGLMGITTADGILLAFASGIAEEMFFRGALQPAVGLVWASLLFGACHFLPRRELALWSVYAVAMGFAFGWLFEATGHLLAPIAAHVLVNAVNLPRLARRAEARTEDRPG, from the coding sequence ATGTTCGGCGAAGAGCCCGACGACGAGGACGATCGCGCGCGCGAGGAGGCGCCGATCGAGGACGAGGGCGCGGACCGCACGGCCTTCGTTCGGGGTGCGCTCTTCTTCTACGGCGCGCTCGGGTGCATCGCCCTGGTCTGGCGGATGTCGACGCCCGGCGCCTCGATCCTCCACCCGCCCGGGCGGGCCGAGTCGTTCGAAGGGCTCGGCACCGCGCTGCTGGCCGGTCTCGCCCTGGGCCTCGTCTCGCTGGGGCTCTCCGAGCTGATGACGCGCTTCTCGACCCTGGGCGAGGCGCTGGCGGACACCCTCGGCGATGGCCTGATGGGGATCACCACCGCGGACGGGATCCTGCTGGCCTTCGCGAGCGGCATCGCCGAGGAGATGTTCTTTCGCGGGGCGCTGCAGCCGGCCGTCGGGCTCGTCTGGGCGAGCCTCCTCTTCGGCGCCTGTCACTTCCTGCCGCGCCGGGAGCTCGCGCTCTGGAGCGTGTACGCCGTCGCGATGGGTTTCGCGTTCGGTTGGCTCTTCGAGGCGACGGGGCACCTGCTCGCGCCGATCGCCGCGCACGTCCTGGTGAACGCGGTCAACCTCCCACGGCTCGCACGCCGCGCCGAGGCACGGACGGAGGATCGCCCGGGCTGA
- a CDS encoding RidA family protein, producing MSEARQEIRTADAPAPVGPYSQAIRAGDVVYASGQIPLDPATGEKVGGEIEDEARQVLANLKAVLEAAGSGMDRVVKATVYLTDLSLFPRVNAVYAEAFDADPAPARVTVGVAALPLGAQVEIDAIALVG from the coding sequence ATGAGCGAAGCACGCCAGGAAATCCGTACCGCCGACGCGCCCGCGCCGGTGGGTCCCTACTCCCAGGCGATCCGCGCCGGAGACGTCGTCTACGCCTCCGGGCAGATCCCCCTCGACCCCGCGACCGGCGAGAAGGTCGGAGGCGAGATCGAGGACGAGGCACGCCAGGTCCTGGCGAACCTGAAGGCGGTCCTCGAAGCCGCCGGCAGCGGCATGGATCGGGTCGTCAAGGCGACCGTCTACCTGACGGACCTCTCGCTCTTCCCGCGCGTGAACGCCGTCTATGCCGAAGCCTTCGATGCGGATCCCGCTCCCGCTCGGGTGACCGTCGGCGTGGCCGCTCTGCCCCTGGGTGCCCAGGTCGAGATCGACGCGATCGCGCTGGTCGGCTGA
- the rarD gene encoding EamA family transporter RarD, translating into MAGDPSRDEALSPSGMGFATACYLAWGLVPIYWKAIEHIPSDEALIPRILWTMLLLMAAATATGKLGELRPAKAREWGWNLLAALLLATNWLIFIYAVQSGQIVATSLGYYINPLMSILLGLVVLGERLNRAQTVAVVVAALGVATLTVRAGGLPWISLALASSFALYGLIHKVRPQPPLGGLAREMLVLTPLSLLAVLALTAKDHSPLLAASAGEHAYLSLTSVVTAGPLLLFHASTRRLPLAAVGMFQYIAPTITLALATFIYGEAFTTAHATGFGFVWIGLVVFTFDSVRRANLRNALMAAE; encoded by the coding sequence ATGGCCGGCGATCCCTCACGTGACGAAGCGCTCTCTCCGAGCGGGATGGGTTTCGCGACGGCCTGCTACCTCGCGTGGGGCCTCGTCCCGATCTACTGGAAGGCGATCGAGCACATCCCCTCCGACGAGGCGCTGATTCCGCGGATCCTCTGGACGATGCTGCTGCTGATGGCGGCCGCCACCGCGACCGGCAAGCTCGGCGAGCTCCGCCCCGCGAAGGCCCGGGAGTGGGGCTGGAACCTGCTCGCCGCGCTGCTGCTCGCAACCAACTGGCTGATCTTCATCTACGCGGTGCAGTCCGGGCAGATCGTCGCGACCAGTCTCGGCTACTACATCAACCCGCTGATGAGCATCCTGCTCGGACTCGTCGTGCTCGGCGAGCGCCTGAACCGCGCGCAGACCGTGGCCGTCGTGGTCGCTGCCCTGGGCGTCGCGACTCTCACCGTCCGCGCCGGCGGGCTGCCGTGGATCTCGCTGGCCCTCGCCAGCTCCTTCGCGCTCTACGGACTGATCCACAAGGTCAGGCCGCAGCCTCCGCTCGGCGGACTCGCACGCGAGATGCTCGTACTGACGCCCCTCAGCCTGCTCGCGGTCCTGGCGCTGACCGCGAAGGACCACTCGCCGCTTCTCGCCGCGAGCGCCGGCGAGCACGCCTACCTCTCGCTCACGAGCGTCGTGACCGCGGGCCCCTTGCTGCTCTTCCACGCGTCGACGCGGCGCCTCCCCCTCGCCGCGGTCGGCATGTTCCAGTACATCGCGCCGACGATCACGCTCGCACTGGCGACGTTCATCTACGGCGAGGCCTTCACGACCGCCCACGCGACGGGCTTCGGCTTCGTCTGGATCGGGCTGGTCGTCTTCACGTTCGACTCGGTGCGCCGCGCGAACCTGCGCAACGCGCTGATGGCGGCGGAGTGA
- a CDS encoding 1-acyl-sn-glycerol-3-phosphate acyltransferase yields MSRPRTFASTGRRRAIAIRRAAMLVTRSVRLVVGLWLARALGRPEDVETRLRRWASKTTRSLGLRIHVEGEIPSGPVVLVANHLSYLDIPLLWSLVPGRFVARADVADWPGVGPASRTLGTIFLDRARRRSLLEVLPRMTDALRSGEAVVFFPEATSTRGADVLPFKSSLFEASVRTGAPVVAASLQYETNDRNQPARECVCWWGDMTFLPHVRRLLTLPSIEARVRFSPVLDSSSEGSAAELPIEERAGRIPSTPNHARKRKELCRRAYEAVQKKFIPTTPPASSEWAGPPPRTPFGAAN; encoded by the coding sequence ATGAGCCGACCACGGACCTTCGCATCGACCGGGCGCCGGCGCGCGATCGCGATTCGGCGGGCGGCGATGCTCGTGACCCGCTCCGTCCGGCTCGTCGTCGGCCTCTGGCTCGCGCGCGCGCTCGGGCGGCCCGAAGACGTCGAGACGAGACTGCGTCGCTGGGCCTCGAAGACGACGCGCAGCCTCGGACTCCGCATCCACGTCGAGGGAGAGATCCCGAGCGGCCCGGTCGTGCTCGTCGCGAACCATCTGAGCTACCTCGACATCCCGCTCCTCTGGTCGCTCGTCCCGGGTCGTTTCGTCGCGCGCGCGGACGTGGCCGACTGGCCCGGCGTCGGCCCTGCCTCGCGAACCCTGGGCACGATCTTCCTCGATCGGGCGCGCCGGCGTTCGCTGCTCGAGGTCCTTCCCCGGATGACGGACGCCCTGAGAAGCGGCGAGGCCGTCGTCTTCTTCCCGGAAGCGACCAGCACGCGCGGAGCCGACGTCCTGCCCTTCAAGAGCTCGCTCTTCGAGGCTTCCGTGCGAACCGGCGCCCCCGTCGTCGCCGCGAGCCTGCAATACGAGACGAACGATCGAAACCAACCGGCTCGCGAATGCGTATGCTGGTGGGGCGACATGACGTTCCTGCCCCACGTACGACGCCTGCTCACCCTGCCCTCGATCGAGGCCCGGGTCCGGTTCTCACCGGTCCTGGACTCGTCGAGCGAAGGATCTGCGGCCGAGTTGCCGATAGAGGAAAGAGCGGGCCGAATCCCTTCGACCCCCAACCACGCGAGGAAGCGCAAGGAACTGTGTCGCCGAGCCTACGAAGCCGTACAGAAGAAGTTCATTCCCACGACCCCTCCGGCATCCTCGGAATGGGCCGGGCCTCCACCCCGCACCCCGTTCGGGGCAGCGAATTGA
- a CDS encoding GNAT family N-acetyltransferase, producing the protein MARGNSRGDGNQSSERCVGPVEENEPLIAFHRPIPSSDRAESGAPRSGLALAAGTACRNGDAPDTRENEIGRDPVTPRDDGGLRTWLEERGAYAVRFARNAADRRSVQALRYEVFARELGARVEGADRGLDLDPLDERADHLMVVHRESSECVGSYRLATLEQVADEGFYTERIFELDRLPPDVRHEGVELGRACVALAHRNRGVLQLLLRGIGAYLVHAGKRFAFGCGSVGLKDEAQSRLALAEIEAEGWLDPDLAVAPTPAYRPAWPESQAGARPEIPALLYAYCAIGARLACAPAWDPDFRTLDFFVLLDLERVDPRTYARYCGKR; encoded by the coding sequence ATGGCGCGCGGGAATTCACGAGGAGATGGCAACCAGTCGTCGGAGCGATGCGTAGGACCGGTCGAGGAGAACGAACCGCTGATCGCCTTCCATCGACCCATTCCTTCCTCGGACCGAGCCGAATCCGGCGCGCCGCGGTCGGGCCTCGCGCTCGCGGCCGGGACGGCGTGCCGGAACGGCGATGCGCCCGACACGAGAGAGAACGAAATCGGACGAGATCCGGTTACGCCGCGGGACGACGGCGGACTCCGGACCTGGCTCGAAGAGCGGGGCGCCTACGCCGTTCGCTTCGCCCGGAACGCAGCGGATCGACGGAGCGTGCAGGCGCTTCGCTACGAGGTCTTCGCCCGCGAGCTGGGTGCCCGCGTCGAAGGCGCCGACCGGGGGCTCGATCTCGACCCGCTCGACGAACGGGCGGACCATCTGATGGTGGTCCACCGCGAGAGCAGCGAGTGCGTCGGCAGCTATCGCCTCGCGACCCTCGAGCAGGTCGCGGACGAGGGCTTCTACACCGAGCGCATCTTCGAGCTCGACCGCCTGCCGCCCGACGTCCGACACGAAGGCGTCGAGCTCGGTCGCGCCTGCGTCGCGCTGGCCCACCGCAACCGCGGCGTGCTCCAGCTCCTGCTCCGCGGGATCGGTGCCTACCTCGTCCACGCCGGAAAGCGCTTCGCCTTCGGATGTGGCTCGGTCGGCCTGAAGGACGAGGCCCAGTCCCGGCTCGCCCTGGCCGAGATCGAGGCCGAGGGCTGGCTCGACCCGGATCTCGCCGTGGCGCCGACCCCCGCGTATCGCCCCGCGTGGCCCGAGTCGCAGGCGGGCGCGCGGCCGGAGATTCCGGCGCTGCTCTACGCCTACTGCGCGATCGGCGCGCGGCTCGCGTGCGCCCCCGCCTGGGATCCCGACTTCCGGACCCTCGACTTCTTCGTGCTCCTCGACCTCGAGCGCGTCGATCCGCGTACCTACGCGCGCTACTGCGGGAAGCGATGA
- a CDS encoding alpha/beta fold hydrolase, with translation MFRSRRFWSFYLLALVGSRLWLTFGEGEGLGPLPEGMQRTAVEVAGIERTIAFRDLGPSVDEAVVLLHGSPGSLQDFAALANRLGPTRRVLVPDLLGFGRSSRSVPDHSFVAQADALAQLLDARGVARAHVVGFSWGGGVAIELVRRAPTRIASLVMVSALGVQEHELLGRFELNRLVHGFQHAIVVGLDWLTPHFGVFAASPFGRGFTRSFLDSDQRPLRGALAAFEGPMLVMHGREDFLVPPAAAREHHRIVPQSELVWIEGGHLVLWSAPHRVADTLRDWLERADRGALPARAEATPARLAIAARPFDPGASGPQSGLGWLVFALLVFAASMVSEDLTCAGVGLLAATGQVALLPGIAACGVALVLGDLVLYGMGRALGPPVLARFGRGPGEVGPLGRGLQRSAGVAVLLGRFVPGARLPTYVVAGIVRMSILRFTGWLVLAAAIWAPLLVGATAFGGRLLDLERASPRTALFAGVVLVLGMAIAARLAPRLTSWRGRRHLLSAWRRLCRWEFWPIAAIYAPLVPAVLGMAIRAGSLRAPTLVNPPIAGGGLAGESKAAIDVLLSRMPAHAIPTRVLEPGPDDERRAALRAFLEEHDDGPVVLKPDVGERGRGVTIAHDEARAQAALEANPGRLLVQRFVPGDEFGLFYVRRPDEDRGELFSIARKTPRFVIGNGQDPLERLILTDPICLPMAPRLLEQNADRLAEIPAEGERVQVTEIGTHSLGCRFLEGEDLRSEALEAAVDRVSREAGLDFGRYDVRAADEAALRRGEFRVIEFNGLTGEAAHMYDPRYGLFAGLAILREQWRRAFEIGAAHRAAGRTPLGWAALWRLVRDSRD, from the coding sequence TTGTTTCGATCCCGAAGATTCTGGTCCTTCTATCTACTGGCCCTCGTCGGGTCGCGCTTGTGGCTCACGTTCGGGGAGGGCGAAGGGCTCGGTCCGCTTCCGGAGGGCATGCAGCGGACGGCGGTCGAGGTCGCTGGGATCGAGCGCACGATCGCTTTCCGCGATCTGGGCCCGTCGGTCGACGAGGCGGTCGTCCTGCTGCACGGGAGCCCGGGCTCGCTCCAGGACTTCGCGGCCCTCGCGAATCGACTGGGCCCGACGCGGCGCGTGCTCGTCCCCGACCTGCTCGGCTTCGGCCGGTCTTCGAGGAGCGTGCCCGATCACTCCTTCGTGGCGCAGGCCGACGCGCTCGCGCAGCTGCTCGACGCACGCGGCGTCGCCCGCGCCCACGTCGTGGGCTTCAGCTGGGGCGGGGGCGTCGCGATCGAGCTCGTCCGGCGCGCGCCGACGCGCATCGCCTCCCTCGTCATGGTCTCGGCGCTCGGGGTCCAGGAGCACGAGCTGCTCGGTCGCTTCGAGCTGAATCGCCTGGTCCATGGCTTCCAACACGCGATCGTCGTGGGGCTGGACTGGCTGACGCCCCACTTCGGTGTCTTCGCGGCGAGCCCTTTCGGTCGCGGTTTCACCCGCAGCTTCCTCGACTCCGACCAGCGCCCGCTCCGCGGAGCGCTGGCCGCGTTCGAAGGGCCCATGCTCGTGATGCACGGGCGGGAGGACTTCCTGGTCCCGCCCGCCGCAGCCCGCGAGCACCATCGGATCGTGCCCCAGAGCGAGCTGGTCTGGATCGAAGGGGGCCACCTCGTGCTGTGGAGCGCTCCGCATCGCGTCGCGGACACGCTCCGGGACTGGCTCGAACGAGCGGATCGTGGTGCCCTCCCGGCGCGCGCCGAGGCGACGCCGGCGCGTCTCGCCATCGCCGCCCGGCCCTTCGATCCCGGGGCATCCGGCCCGCAGAGCGGCCTCGGCTGGCTCGTCTTCGCTCTGCTCGTCTTCGCCGCGTCGATGGTCAGCGAGGACCTGACCTGCGCCGGCGTCGGGCTGCTCGCGGCGACCGGACAGGTCGCTCTGCTTCCGGGCATCGCCGCCTGCGGCGTCGCCCTCGTGCTCGGGGATCTGGTCCTCTACGGGATGGGCCGCGCGCTGGGGCCGCCGGTGCTCGCGCGCTTCGGGCGGGGACCGGGGGAGGTCGGGCCCCTGGGTCGGGGTCTCCAGCGATCGGCGGGCGTCGCGGTCCTGCTCGGGCGCTTCGTTCCCGGTGCCCGGCTGCCGACCTACGTCGTGGCGGGGATCGTGCGGATGTCGATCCTCCGCTTCACCGGATGGCTCGTGCTCGCGGCGGCGATCTGGGCGCCCCTGCTCGTCGGGGCGACCGCGTTCGGGGGACGCCTGCTCGATCTCGAACGAGCGTCACCGCGGACCGCGCTGTTTGCCGGGGTCGTGCTCGTGCTGGGGATGGCGATCGCCGCGCGGCTCGCCCCGCGGCTCACGAGCTGGCGCGGACGGCGGCACCTCCTCTCCGCCTGGCGGCGGCTGTGTCGCTGGGAGTTCTGGCCGATCGCCGCGATCTACGCGCCGCTCGTGCCGGCTGTCCTCGGAATGGCGATTCGCGCGGGTTCGCTCCGGGCACCGACCCTCGTCAATCCGCCGATCGCGGGTGGCGGACTCGCGGGCGAGTCGAAGGCGGCGATCGATGTGCTGCTCTCGCGGATGCCCGCGCACGCGATCCCGACCCGCGTCCTCGAGCCGGGACCCGACGACGAACGGCGCGCCGCGCTGCGCGCGTTCCTCGAAGAGCACGACGACGGGCCCGTCGTCCTGAAGCCGGACGTGGGCGAGCGCGGGCGCGGCGTCACGATCGCGCACGACGAAGCCCGGGCTCAGGCGGCCCTCGAGGCGAACCCGGGTCGCCTGCTGGTCCAGCGCTTCGTTCCCGGCGACGAGTTCGGACTCTTCTACGTCCGGCGCCCCGACGAGGACCGGGGCGAGCTCTTCTCGATCGCGCGAAAGACGCCGCGCTTCGTGATCGGCAACGGGCAGGACCCGCTCGAGCGGCTCATCCTGACGGATCCGATCTGCCTGCCGATGGCGCCGCGGCTCCTCGAGCAGAACGCGGACCGGCTCGCGGAGATCCCCGCCGAAGGCGAACGCGTGCAGGTGACCGAGATCGGGACCCACTCCCTCGGCTGTCGCTTCCTCGAAGGGGAGGACCTTCGAAGCGAGGCGCTCGAGGCCGCCGTCGATCGAGTGAGTCGGGAGGCCGGGCTCGACTTCGGTCGCTACGACGTCCGTGCGGCAGACGAAGCGGCCCTTCGTCGCGGCGAGTTCCGGGTGATCGAGTTCAACGGGCTGACCGGCGAGGCCGCCCACATGTACGACCCGCGTTACGGCCTCTTCGCGGGGCTCGCCATCCTGCGAGAGCAGTGGCGGCGCGCCTTCGAGATCGGCGCGGCCCATCGCGCTGCCGGTCGGACCCCGCTCGGATGGGCGGCGCTCTGGCGCCTCGTTCGCGATTCCCGCGACTGA
- a CDS encoding YHS domain-containing protein, with amino-acid sequence MFRSPGIRRARLGALLAALTLTAFAGLPGSALALDPINATFFGDVAIEGTDPVAYFTEGRPVEGTKAHSLEYMGATWRFASAENKAAFEADPDKYAPQYGGYCAWAVSQGYTAGIDPDAWTIVEGKLYLNYDESVMKSWLADRDALIDRADANWPGLRDE; translated from the coding sequence ATGTTCCGTTCGCCCGGAATCCGCCGCGCCCGCCTGGGCGCCCTGCTCGCCGCCCTCACCCTGACCGCCTTCGCCGGCCTACCGGGATCCGCCCTCGCCCTCGACCCGATCAACGCGACGTTCTTCGGCGACGTCGCGATCGAGGGGACCGACCCGGTCGCCTACTTCACCGAAGGCCGCCCCGTCGAGGGCACCAAGGCGCACAGCCTGGAGTACATGGGCGCGACCTGGCGCTTCGCGAGCGCCGAGAACAAGGCGGCCTTCGAGGCCGATCCGGACAAGTACGCGCCCCAGTACGGGGGCTACTGCGCCTGGGCCGTCTCCCAGGGTTACACCGCCGGAATCGATCCGGACGCCTGGACGATCGTCGAGGGCAAGCTCTACCTGAACTACGACGAGAGCGTGATGAAGTCCTGGCTGGCCGACCGCGACGCGCTGATCGACCGCGCCGACGCGAACTGGCCGGGACTCCGCGACGAGTAG